In Cotesia glomerata isolate CgM1 linkage group LG1, MPM_Cglom_v2.3, whole genome shotgun sequence, one genomic interval encodes:
- the LOC123261274 gene encoding vitellogenin receptor-like isoform X1 → MKKLFLNTCLFLFLDLAVTTPAIGILKLNDECSRDKNCENIENSRCHLGYCRCQPFYAAYNETRCVESTMLGNDCYVSEQCSMKVANSTCLDGVCQCDDGYLQFRRHTCLTPAKPGQVCYSHEHCRLWDSDTHCDFLIPDLFGRCQCTAPMKRDGEICRPNNLVIPPVISSNNPTSNSNNFFDETTQIDPDSTFSPGNQPENNNDTGVQISWLKNATRLLSTSMTTRLPTNLVTHPMYRTPRPHHEDTNELPEDNDAVIIDADTITELIQTTTPSVPTKADRHETTTLTAVSLGLRCTNDLECRMADTHSRCIDGVCDCAIRGNGSLPCGATRTGCPVGTFQCRGSGTCISWFFVCDGRPDCGDGSDEECASDQCPNQAFACKKSKVCISKAGQCDGRIDCPNGEDEEGCKNRRRCPEGSFRCNNGQCLPAYEFCNAVVSCRDGSDEPRGACRTRYRGRLSARNCPFRCANGQCRSDAITCSGRDGCGDNSDEINCSVCRCPAVA, encoded by the exons atgaagaaattatttctaaacacgtgtctttttttatttctg gaCTTGGCAGTAACAACGCCAGCAATAggaatactaaaattaaacgACGAGTGCTCTCGAGATAAAAATTGTGAGAACATCGAGAACAGCCGCTGTCATTTAGGGTACTGTCGCTGTCAACCCTTCTACGCGGCTTACAATGAAACCCGCTGTGTTGAGT cgaCGATGCTGGGCAATGATTGCTACGTTTCGGAGCAGTGTTCAATGAAAGTAGCGAACAGTACTTGTTTAGATGGAGTTTGCCAATGCGATGATGGATATTTACAATTTAGACGGCATACTTGTTTAACAC ctgCAAAACCAGGGCAAGTATGCTACAGTCATGAGCACTGTCGTCTTTGGGACAGTGACACGCATTGCGATTTTCTGATTCCCGACTTATTTGGCCGCTGTCAATGCACAGCACCAATGAAACGTGACGGGGAAATTTGCCGCCCTAACAACCTCGTTATCCCACCAGTTATTTCATCGAATAATCCCACCAGTAACTCAAACAATTTCTTCGACGAGACAACGCAAATAGACCCAGACAGTACTTTTAGTCCGGGAAATCAACCAGAAAATAATAACGATACCG GAGTACAAATTTCATGGTTGAAAAACGCGACACGTTTATTATCAACATCGATGACAACGAGATTGCCAACAAATTTAGTGACACATCCGATGTATCGTACACCGCGTCCTCATCACGAAGATACTAATGAATTGCCAGAAGACAACGACGCTGTGATAATTGACGCTGATACGATAACTGAATTAATTCAAACAACAACACCCtcag TACCAACAAAAGCGGACCGTCATGAAACGACGACATTAACAGCAGTAAGTCTTGGACTTAGATGTACAAACGATCTGGAGTGTCGGATGGCAGACACACACTCGCGGTGCATAGACGGCGTATGTGACTGTGCGATTCGTGGAAACGGAAGCTTACCATGCGGCGCAACAAGAACAGGATGTCCAGTTGGTACATTTCAGTGCCGTGGGTCTGGTACTTGCATCAGTTGGTTCTTTGTCTGCGATGGTAGGCCCGATTGTGGTGACGGTTCTGACGAGGAATGCGCCAGTGATCAATGTCCAAATCAAGCGTTCGCTTGTAAGAAGAGCAAAGTATGTATTTCAAAGGCTGGACAGTGCGATGGCAGGATCGATTGTCCTAATGGAGAAGACGAGGAGGGCTGCAAAAATCGACGAC gatGCCCGGAAGGAAGCTTTCGTTGCAATAATGGACAATGTCTTCCTGCGTATGAATTTTGCAATGCAGTAGTGTCATGTCGAGACGGGAGTGACGAGCCACGTGGTGCCTGTCGCACTCGTTACCGTGGACGTCTTTCAGCAAGAAACTGTCCTTTTAGATGTGCTAATGGCCAGTGTAGGTCTGATGCCATTACTTGTAGTGGACGTGACGGATGCGGTGATAATTCCGATGAAATTAATTGCTCTGTTTGCA
- the LOC123261274 gene encoding vitellogenin receptor-like isoform X2, giving the protein MTFCKDLAVTTPAIGILKLNDECSRDKNCENIENSRCHLGYCRCQPFYAAYNETRCVESTMLGNDCYVSEQCSMKVANSTCLDGVCQCDDGYLQFRRHTCLTPAKPGQVCYSHEHCRLWDSDTHCDFLIPDLFGRCQCTAPMKRDGEICRPNNLVIPPVISSNNPTSNSNNFFDETTQIDPDSTFSPGNQPENNNDTGVQISWLKNATRLLSTSMTTRLPTNLVTHPMYRTPRPHHEDTNELPEDNDAVIIDADTITELIQTTTPSVPTKADRHETTTLTAVSLGLRCTNDLECRMADTHSRCIDGVCDCAIRGNGSLPCGATRTGCPVGTFQCRGSGTCISWFFVCDGRPDCGDGSDEECASDQCPNQAFACKKSKVCISKAGQCDGRIDCPNGEDEEGCKNRRRCPEGSFRCNNGQCLPAYEFCNAVVSCRDGSDEPRGACRTRYRGRLSARNCPFRCANGQCRSDAITCSGRDGCGDNSDEINCSVCRCPAVA; this is encoded by the exons ATGACCTTTTGTAAG gaCTTGGCAGTAACAACGCCAGCAATAggaatactaaaattaaacgACGAGTGCTCTCGAGATAAAAATTGTGAGAACATCGAGAACAGCCGCTGTCATTTAGGGTACTGTCGCTGTCAACCCTTCTACGCGGCTTACAATGAAACCCGCTGTGTTGAGT cgaCGATGCTGGGCAATGATTGCTACGTTTCGGAGCAGTGTTCAATGAAAGTAGCGAACAGTACTTGTTTAGATGGAGTTTGCCAATGCGATGATGGATATTTACAATTTAGACGGCATACTTGTTTAACAC ctgCAAAACCAGGGCAAGTATGCTACAGTCATGAGCACTGTCGTCTTTGGGACAGTGACACGCATTGCGATTTTCTGATTCCCGACTTATTTGGCCGCTGTCAATGCACAGCACCAATGAAACGTGACGGGGAAATTTGCCGCCCTAACAACCTCGTTATCCCACCAGTTATTTCATCGAATAATCCCACCAGTAACTCAAACAATTTCTTCGACGAGACAACGCAAATAGACCCAGACAGTACTTTTAGTCCGGGAAATCAACCAGAAAATAATAACGATACCG GAGTACAAATTTCATGGTTGAAAAACGCGACACGTTTATTATCAACATCGATGACAACGAGATTGCCAACAAATTTAGTGACACATCCGATGTATCGTACACCGCGTCCTCATCACGAAGATACTAATGAATTGCCAGAAGACAACGACGCTGTGATAATTGACGCTGATACGATAACTGAATTAATTCAAACAACAACACCCtcag TACCAACAAAAGCGGACCGTCATGAAACGACGACATTAACAGCAGTAAGTCTTGGACTTAGATGTACAAACGATCTGGAGTGTCGGATGGCAGACACACACTCGCGGTGCATAGACGGCGTATGTGACTGTGCGATTCGTGGAAACGGAAGCTTACCATGCGGCGCAACAAGAACAGGATGTCCAGTTGGTACATTTCAGTGCCGTGGGTCTGGTACTTGCATCAGTTGGTTCTTTGTCTGCGATGGTAGGCCCGATTGTGGTGACGGTTCTGACGAGGAATGCGCCAGTGATCAATGTCCAAATCAAGCGTTCGCTTGTAAGAAGAGCAAAGTATGTATTTCAAAGGCTGGACAGTGCGATGGCAGGATCGATTGTCCTAATGGAGAAGACGAGGAGGGCTGCAAAAATCGACGAC gatGCCCGGAAGGAAGCTTTCGTTGCAATAATGGACAATGTCTTCCTGCGTATGAATTTTGCAATGCAGTAGTGTCATGTCGAGACGGGAGTGACGAGCCACGTGGTGCCTGTCGCACTCGTTACCGTGGACGTCTTTCAGCAAGAAACTGTCCTTTTAGATGTGCTAATGGCCAGTGTAGGTCTGATGCCATTACTTGTAGTGGACGTGACGGATGCGGTGATAATTCCGATGAAATTAATTGCTCTGTTTGCA
- the LOC123261289 gene encoding elongation factor Tu, mitochondrial-like, whose protein sequence is MALASARVILNPILRKTIKQILFNRHFSKCQRRSLVCSQLYFPQVTSQRLYAEKKVFNRDKPHCNVGTIGHVDHGKTTLTAAITKVLAEQELANAMGYSEIDNAPEEKARGITINVAHIEYSTANRHYGHTDCPGHADYIKNMITGTAQMDGAILVVAATDGAMPQTREHLILAKQIGIEHIVVFINKVDAADAEMIELVEMEIRELLTEMGYDGDKVPVIKGSALCALEGKNPEIGSQAIMKLLEAVDGHVPTPVRDLDKPFMMPVENAYSIAGRGTVVTGRLERGIIKKGMEAEFIGYSKSLKTTITGIEMFHQILTEAHAGDQLGALVRGLKRDDIRRGMIMCKPGTMKAYDHLETQAYILSADEGGRKKPIPNLIQIQMFSKTWDVACQVSIPDKPMVMPGEDSKLVLKLFRPMVLEKGQRFTLRDGTITLGTGVVTNVLKPLSEKDRLLLTVGKKKRARLTAEAAN, encoded by the exons ATGGCTTTGGCATCTGCAAGAGTTATTTTGAACCCTa TTCTCCGCAAAACTATCAAGCAAATCCTCTTCAATcgacatttttcaaaatgt cAAAGAAGAAGTTTGGTGTGCTCGCAGTTATATTTCCCACAAGTAACATCACAGAGGCTATATGCCGAAAAAAAAGTGTTCAACAGAGATAAACCTCATTGCAATGTGGGAACTATTGGTCATGTTGATCATGGCAAAACAACATTAACTGCTGCCATTACAAAag ttTTGGCAGAACAAGAGCTAGCCAATGCTATGGGTTACAGTGAAATCGATAATGCACCAGAAGAAAAGGCTCGTGGAATCACCATAAATGTTGCGCACATTGAATATTCCACCGCAAATCGTCACTATGGACACACTGATTGTCCAGGACACGCTGATTATATAAAGAACATGATCACAGGAACAGCGCAGATGGACGGCGCTATTTTAGTCGTTGCTGCCACTGATGGTGCTATGCCGCAGACACGTGAACATTTAATTCTTGCTAAGCAAATTGGAATCGAGCATATCGTTGTCTTTATCAATAAG gttGATGCAGCTGATGCTGAAATGATTGAGTTGGTAGAGATGGAAATCCGGGAATTATTAACAGAAATGGGTTACGACGGAGACAAGGTACCAGTAATAAAAGGCAGCGCTCTGTGTGCACTGGAAGGAAAGAATCCCGAAATAGGAAGTCAAGCTATCATGAAACTGTTGGAAGCAGTTGATGGCCACGTACCTACACCCGTTCGGGACTTGGACAAGCCATTCATGATGCCCGTGGAGAACGCTTACTCGATCGCGGGTCGTGGAACTGTCGTAACTGGTCGTCTCGAGCGCGGGATCATCAAGAAGGGAATGGAAGCCGAGTTTATCGGATACAGCAAATCTCTTAAAACCACCATCACCGGAATCGAGATGTTCCATCAGATCTTGACTGAAGCTCATGCTGGTGACCAGCTTGGAGCTCTCGTTCGAGGATTGAAGAGAGACGACATAAGAAGAGGAATGATTATGTGCAAACCCGGTACCATGAAAGCCTACGACCATCTGGAGACTCAGGCATATATTCTCAGTGCTGATGAAGGTGGCAGAAAGAAGCCTATTCCTAACTTAATACAGATCCAGATGTTCAGCAAGACTTGGGACGTCGCTTGTCAGGTTTCTATTCCAGACAAACCCATGGTCATGCCTGGAGAAGATTCTAAGCTTGTGTTGAAGCTGTTCAGACCTATGGTACTCGAAAAAGGTCAGAGATTCACGCTTCGTGATGGAACGATCACTTTAGGTACCGGAGTGGTCACCAACGTCCTCAAACCGCTGAGTGAAAAAGATCGACTGTTGTTAACCGTGGGAAAGAAGAAGCGTGCAAGATTAACTGCTGAGGCtgctaattaa
- the LOC123264862 gene encoding GTP-binding nuclear protein Ran, producing the protein MAQEADMPTFKCVLVGDGGTGKTTFVKRHLTGEFEKKYVATLGVEVHPLIFHTNRGPIRFNVWDTAGQEKFGGLRDGYYIQGQCAVIMFDVTSRVTYKNVPNWHRDLVRVCENIPIVLCGNKVDIKDRKVKAKSIVFHRKKNLQYYDISAKSNYNFEKPFLWLARKLIGDPNLEFVAMPALLPPEVTMDPQWQQQIEKDLKEAQETALPEDDEDL; encoded by the exons atggCCCAGGAAGCTGATATGCCTACCTTCAAGTGTGTCCTCGTCGGTGACGGAGGTACTGGAAAAACTACATTCGTAAAGCGTCACTTGACTGGAGAGTTCGAGAAGAAGTACGTAGCGACTCTTGGAGTTGAAGTCCATCCTCTGATTTTCCACACAAACCGAGGACCCATCAGATTCAACGTATGGGATACAGCTGGTCAAGAAAAATTTGGAGGTCTTCGTGACGGTTATTACATCCAGGGTCAGTGTGCTGTTATTATGTTTGACGTTACATCACGTGTAACGTATAAAAATGTACCCAACTGGCACAGAGACTTAGTACGTGTCTGTGAGAATATTCCAATTGTTTTATGCGGTAACAAAGTTGATATTAAAGACAGAAAAGTCAAAGCCAAAAGTATTGttttccaccgaaagaagaatCTTCAg TACTACGACATCAGTGCTAAGAGTAATTACAACTTTGAGAAACCTTTCTTGTGGCTAGCTAGAAAATTGATTGGTGACCCTAACTTGGAGTTCGTCGCCATGCCAGCTCTATTACCACCAGAGGTTACCATGGATCCACAATGGCAGCAACAAATTGAAAAGGATCTTAAGGAAGCCCAAGAAACGGCATTGCCTGAAGATGATGAGGATCTATAG